From one Microbulbifer sp. A4B17 genomic stretch:
- a CDS encoding Bax inhibitor-1/YccA family protein has protein sequence MQPQAYTQTRALDRSESAKVLRNTYALLAMTVLFSAVTAGISMAVGMGRGMSLVCSLGALALIWFVLPRTANSGAGVGVVFAFTGLLGASIGPLLNHYLGLAGGGQIVMQALGTTALIFFALSAYVLTTRKDFSFMGGFLFVGLIAVLVCFLGVIVAGFFGIHMPLFSVALSGVVALLMSGFILYDTSRIINGGETNYLMATASLYLNIFNLFTSLLHILGFASSDD, from the coding sequence ATGCAACCGCAAGCTTATACTCAAACCCGCGCACTGGATCGCTCGGAATCGGCGAAGGTGTTGCGCAATACCTATGCCTTACTGGCAATGACTGTTCTCTTCAGTGCCGTTACCGCCGGCATTTCCATGGCTGTTGGCATGGGTCGCGGCATGAGCCTGGTCTGTTCCCTCGGAGCCCTGGCCCTGATCTGGTTCGTATTGCCACGCACCGCAAACTCCGGCGCAGGTGTTGGCGTAGTCTTCGCATTCACCGGACTACTGGGCGCCTCCATTGGCCCGTTGCTTAACCACTATCTGGGCTTGGCTGGTGGCGGCCAAATTGTAATGCAGGCCTTGGGTACTACCGCCCTGATTTTCTTCGCGCTGTCTGCCTACGTGCTGACTACCCGCAAGGACTTCAGCTTTATGGGCGGCTTTTTGTTTGTTGGTCTGATAGCTGTACTGGTATGTTTCCTCGGCGTGATCGTCGCTGGCTTCTTCGGCATCCACATGCCGCTGTTTAGCGTTGCCCTGAGCGGCGTTGTTGCCCTGCTGATGTCTGGCTTCATCCTCTACGATACCAGCCGTATCATCAACGGTGGCGAGACCAACTACCTGATGGCGACTGCCTCCCTGTACCTGAACATCTTCAACCTGTTCACCAGCCTGCTGCACATCCTTGGATTCGCATCCTCTGACGACTAA